Proteins from a genomic interval of Triplophysa dalaica isolate WHDGS20190420 chromosome 13, ASM1584641v1, whole genome shotgun sequence:
- the naprt gene encoding nicotinate phosphoribosyltransferase gives MSTCEDSDVRADLKRSVMTRVPPLLNDLYQFSMAYAYWRADRHREPAVFELFFRDNPFGGGFSLFAGLNDCLVFLKNFAFSDQDVEYLRSVLPANTDPDFFLYLKELDCSSVSVCAVPEGSVVFARVPLLEVSGPLAVVQLLETSLLCLVNYASLVCSNAARFRLAAGPQRRLIEMGLRRAQGPDGGLTASRYTFVGGFDLTSNALAGRLYGIPVVGTMAHSYVTSFSSLAEVWPKTLTPVGGGGGIDFISLVKGRLSSVCQLLGSKADLIREGELAAFMSFAIAYPHNFLPVIDSYSVSCSGLVCFCAVALALCELKYQPLGVRLDSGDLCRQSLEVRRVFKECSKQFSVPQFESLIIVGTNSISEKSLAELNKKDNEIDVIGVGTHLVTCTRQPSLGCVYKLIEVRGRPRMKLSEDPEKSTLPGRKSVYRLLDTDGHPQMDLICLSEEPVPTTGVSLNYIPLVSETSLQSITPAQVTSLRLDVFTCGQIMYPISSASESREQAQISLQMLLPRHKKLQEPHNYTVGVSERLNSLVSDIRRGNSKDNKFLLSN, from the exons ATGTCGACATGTGAGGACAGTGACGTGCGCGCGGATCTCAAACGCTCCGTCATGACCCGCGTGCCGCCGCTTCTCAACGATCTCTACCAGTTCAGTATGGCGTACGCGTACTGGAGAGCAGACAGACACCGGGAACCGGCCGTGTTCGAGCTCTTCTTCCGGGATAACCCGTTCGGTGGAGGATTCTCACTGTTCGCAGGTCTGAACGACTGTCTGGTGTTCCTCAAGAACTTTGCGTTCTCAGATCAGG atgtGGAGTATTTACGCTCCGTGCTTCCAGCAAACACGGATCCGGATTTCTTCTTGTATCTGAAGGAGCTGGACTGCTCATCTGTGTCGGTCTGTGCTGTACCCGAGGGCTCTGTTGTCTTTGCCAGA GTTCCTCTGTTAGAAGTGTCCGGGCCGCTGGCTGTGGTTCAGCTGCTGGAGACCAGTCTGTTGTGTCTGGTGAACTACGCCAG tCTGGTGTGCAGTAACGCCGCTCGCTTCCGTTTAGCCGCAGGTCCCCAGCGTAGATTGATAGAGATGGGTCTCAGAAGAGCTCAGGGTCCTGATGGAGGCCTCACCGCCTCCCGTTACACGTTCGTCGGTG GGTTTGATTTGACGAGTAACGCCCTCGCTGGTCGTCTCTACGGAATTCCAGTTGTAGGCACCATGGCGCACTCTTACGTCACTTCCTTCTCCTCTCTGGCAGAGGTGTGGCCAAAG ACTCTGACTCCTGTGGGCGGCGGTGGCGGTATTGACTTCATCAGTCTGGTGAAGGGACGGCTGAGCTCCGTGTGTCAGTTATTGGGGTCGAAAGCGGACCTCATACGAGAGGGCGAACTGGCGGCGTTCATGTCGTTCGCCATCGCTTACCCTCACAACTTTCTGCCTGTGATTGACAGCTACAGCGTCAGCTG taGTGGTTTGGTGTGTTTCTGTGCCGTGGCTTTGGCTCTGTGTGAGCTGAAGTATCAGCCGTTGGGTGTCAGATTGGACAGCGGTGACCTCTGCAGACAGTCACTGGAAGTGCGACGAGTCTTCAAAGAATGTAGCAAACA ATTCTCGGTACCTCAGtttgaatctctcatcattGTCGGCACAAACAGCATTTCTGAAAAGAGTCTCGCTGAACTCAACAAAAAA gATAATGAAATTGATGTTATCGGCGTGGGAACTCATCTTGTCACTTGTACGCGTCAGCCGTCTCTAGGGTGTGTATATAAG TTGATAGAGGTCCGAGGTCGGCCCAGAATGAAGTTAAGTGAAGACCCAGAGAAGAGCACGCTGCCCGGCCGAAAATCTGTCTACAGACTTCTGGACACAGATG GTCATCCTCAGATGGATCTGATCTGTCTGTCTGAAGAGCCCGTGCCGACCACAGGCGTCTCATTGAACTATATTCCTCTAGTGTCTGAGACATCACTTCAGTCCATCACGCCTGCTCAAGTAACCAGCTTACGTTTGGATGTCTTCACCTGTGGTCAG ATCATGTATCCTATAAGCAGCGCGTCAGAGAGTCGTGAGCAAGCTCAGATTTCTCTTCAAATGCTGCTCCCCCGTCACAAAAAACTACAAGAACCGCACAATTACACT GTGGGTGTGTCAGAGCGGCTGAACTCTCTAGTCTCTGATATCAGAAGAGGAAACAGTAAAGACAACAAATTTCTGTTGTCAAACTGA
- the c13h8orf82 gene encoding UPF0598 protein C8orf82 homolog — protein MRSLNRLFAYKWRFVFCRDVSSYAQGQSPEPKIREYFYYIDHQGQLFLDDTKVKNFVTCFKDQHFLVFFFSRLKGNQSGRYQQDFPFLSLCGRERNFLRCEDQPVVFTHLLSEGGLEERLSYCGGGTKLTVPFCPESLFMHPVSGRVYHPGPERGGGVGLVSSALAIELSTHFEYAPGQECTGQPTHFLWGGHRHTLTKELAKLSKKMYVCGEL, from the exons ATGAGAAGTTTGAACAGGTTGTTTGCTTATAAATGGaggtttgtgttctgcagagatgTGTCCTCATACGCACAAGGACAGAGTCCGGAGCCAAAAATAAGAGAATATTTCTACTACATCGATCACCAGGGGCAG CTGTTTCTTGATGATACGAAGGTGAAGAACTTTGTCACCTGCTTCAAAG ACCAGCACTTCCTTGTTTTCTTCTTCAGCCGCCTGAAAGGCAACCAGAGTGGCCGCTACCAGCAGGACTTTCCATTCCTCTCCCTCTGCGGCCGTGAACGCAACTTCCTGCGCTGTGAAGATCAGCCCGTGGTCTTCACGCACCTGTTATCAGAGGGGGGGCTGGAGGAGCGTCTGTCCTACTGCGGGGGCGGGACTAAATTGACGGTTCCGTTCTGCCCAGAATCTCTCTTCATGCATCCGGTCAGCGGAAGAGTTTACCACCCTGGTCCCGAACGGGGAGGGGGGGTCGGGTTGGTTAGCTCTGCGTTAGCCATTGAGCTGAGCACCCACTTTGAGTATGCCCCGGGTCAGGAGTGCACAGGACAGCCCACTCATTTTCTGTGGGGAGGACATCGACACACCTTAACAAAAGAGTTGGCAAAACTGTCCAAAaagatgtatgtgtgtggtgaATTATAA